A window of Sebastes umbrosus isolate fSebUmb1 chromosome 3, fSebUmb1.pri, whole genome shotgun sequence contains these coding sequences:
- the LOC119485131 gene encoding ribosomal protein S6 kinase beta-2-like has protein sequence MAGVFDIDLETEDISDTEDDVCDFTVTEPENVQTEEVELTSESVNRDSERVGPDCFELLTVLGKGAYGKVFQVRKVQGAQTGKIFAMKVLRKAKIVCNAKDTAHTRAEREILETVRHPFLVDLHYAFQTGGKLYLILECLSGGELFMQLEKEGIFMEDTACFYLGEITLALGHLHSNGIIYRDLKPENIMLNQQGHIKLTDFGLCKESIHDGSVTHTFCGTIEYMAPEILTRSGHNRAVDWWSLGALMYDMMTGSPPFTAENRKKTIDKILKCKLNLPPYLTIDARDLIKKLLKKNPTQRLGSSKTDCADIQKHPFFRHISWDDLLSKTVEPPYKPQLHSDEDVSQFDTRFTRQTPVDSPDDTTLSHSAELAFAGFTYVAPSVLESLKEGFSFEPRTRPVRRHNSSPRTPISPLKFSSAGPFKSCMDGESDLFSPTSPPAAPAPVPVSLENGSASQPIRTPARNKKQKALRR, from the exons ATGGCAGGAGTGTTCGACATAGACTTGGAGACTGAGGACATCAGTGATACAGAG GATGATGTCTGTGACTTCACTGTGACagaaccagagaa TGTGCAGACAGAGGAGGTGGAGTTGACCAGTGAAAGTGTCaacagagacagtgagagagttGGACCTGACTGTTTCGAGCTTCTTACTGTGCTGGGAAAAGGAGCCTATggcaag gtcTTCCAGGTGAGGAAGGTTCAAGGTGCTCAGACCGGGAAGATATTTGCCATGAAGGTCCTGAGAAAG GCGAAGATAGTGTGTAATGCTAAAGACACGGCCCATACGCGAGCAGAGCGGGAGATCCTGGAGACGGTGAGACACCCGTTCCTCGTGGATCTGCACTACGCCTTCCAGACCGGGGGGAAACTCTACCTCATTTTGGAGTGTCTGAGTg GAGGGGAGCTGTTTATGCAGCTAGAGAAGGAAGGCATCTTCATGGAGGACACTGCTTG tTTCTATCTAGGAGAGATCACATTGGCTCTCGGTCACCTCCACTCTAATGGGATTATTTACCGAGACCTCAAACCTGAAAACATCATGCTTAATCAACAAG GACACATCAAGCTAACTGACTTTGGCCTCTGTAAGGAATCCATTCACGATGGATCCGTCACACACACCTTCTGTGGCACCATAGAGTACAT GGCTCCAGAGATCCTGACCAGGTCGGGTCACAACAGAGCAGTAGACTGGTGGAGCCTCGGGGCCCTGATGTACGATATGATGACCGGATCG CCTCCATTCACAGCTGAAAACAGGAAGAAGACCATTGATAAGATCTTGAAGTGTAAACTCAATCTGCCCCCATACCTGACCATTGATGCCAGGGACCTCATCAAGAAG CTGTTGAAGAAGAATCCAACCCAAAGACTTGGCTCCAGTAAAACAGACTGTGCTGATATTCAG AAACACCCGTTCTTCAGGCATATCAGCTGGGATGACCTGCTGAGCAAGACAGTGGAGCCGCCATACAAGCCACAACTG CATTCGGACGAGGATGTAAGCCAGTTTGACACCAGATTTACCAGACAGACACCGGTGGACAGTCCAGACGATACTACACTGAGTCACAGTGCAGAGCTGGCTTTTGCT GGTTTCACCTACGTGGCTCCATCGGTCCTGGAGAGTCTAAAAGAAGGCTTCTCATTCGAACCTCGAACGAGACCTGTACGCCGACACAACAGCAGCCCACGCACACCCatcag TCCTCTGAAATTTTCTTCAGCTGGACCTTTCAAGTCCTGCATGGATGGAGAGTCGGATCTTTTCTCTCCCACCTCTCCACcggcagctccagctccagttcCCGTCTCACTGGAAAACGGCTCTGCCAGTCAGCCGATCAGGACGCCTGCAAGGAACAAGAAGCAGAAGGCACTTcggagatga